One window of Enterobacter sp. RHBSTW-00175 genomic DNA carries:
- the tauA gene encoding taurine ABC transporter substrate-binding protein, with product MAISSRITLLGALALWAFQAQAVDVTVAYQTSAEPAKVAQADNTFAKESGAKVDWRKFDSGAAIVRALASGDVQIGNLGSSPLAVAASQQVPIEVFLLASQLGNSEALVVKKNITKPEDLIGKRIAVPFISTTHYSLLAALKHWGIKPGQVQIINLQPPAIIAAWQRGDIDGAYVWAPAVNELEKEGTVLTDSEKVGQWGAPTLDVWVVRKDFAEKHPDVVKAFAKSAIDAQQPYISNPDEWLKQPANLEKLSRLSGVPEADVPGLVKGNTYLTPAQQVQQLTGPVNKAIVDTATFLKEQGKVPAVAADYSQYVTDRFVK from the coding sequence ATGGCAATTTCATCGCGTATTACTTTACTCGGCGCACTGGCGCTGTGGGCATTTCAGGCGCAGGCGGTGGATGTCACCGTCGCGTATCAAACCTCTGCGGAACCAGCAAAAGTTGCGCAGGCGGATAACACCTTCGCTAAAGAGAGCGGCGCGAAAGTGGACTGGCGCAAATTCGACAGCGGGGCGGCCATTGTGCGTGCGCTGGCCTCTGGCGATGTGCAGATTGGCAACCTCGGCTCAAGCCCGCTGGCGGTAGCGGCCAGCCAGCAGGTGCCCATTGAAGTCTTCCTGCTGGCGTCTCAGCTGGGTAACTCTGAAGCACTGGTGGTGAAGAAAAACATCACTAAGCCAGAAGATCTGATTGGCAAGCGCATTGCCGTACCGTTTATTTCCACCACTCACTACAGCCTGCTCGCCGCCCTGAAACACTGGGGGATTAAGCCGGGCCAGGTGCAAATCATTAACCTGCAACCCCCGGCGATTATTGCGGCCTGGCAGCGTGGCGATATTGATGGCGCATACGTCTGGGCACCTGCAGTGAACGAGCTGGAAAAAGAGGGCACCGTACTGACCGACTCCGAAAAAGTGGGCCAGTGGGGCGCACCGACACTCGACGTGTGGGTCGTGCGTAAAGACTTCGCGGAAAAACATCCTGATGTGGTGAAAGCTTTCGCGAAAAGCGCCATCGACGCGCAGCAACCCTATATCAGCAACCCCGATGAATGGCTCAAACAACCCGCTAACCTGGAAAAACTCTCGCGTCTGAGCGGCGTACCGGAAGCAGACGTACCGGGGCTGGTGAAAGGGAATACCTACCTCACGCCCGCGCAACAGGTCCAGCAACTGACCGGGCCAGTGAACAAAGCGATTGTGGATACCGCAACATTCCTCAAAGAGCAGGGCAAAGTGCCTGCGGTTGCGGCGGACTATAGCCAGTACGTGACCGATCGCTTCGTGAAATAA
- a CDS encoding LysR substrate-binding domain-containing protein, producing MRYLPKIGHLQAFRQVARSGSIRSASRELGVSQPGLSRTLRELEQTLGTQLLLRSKEGIALTEAGIAFSQRAEWVLEELKRAAEEVEQINHYTHGRLTVGFSSLIALTVFPDVADAFKQTLPQVLLTAKEGQLSSLLPGVRNGEIDIAIGSVDPMAPPEGVMIEPLFTSPFCIIARKGHPLANADNLLALRQAKWLLPESSMGYYQQLQNELSHFYRQVEVTPLRTDSVITGLNMVLNADYLTVVARAMCQPLQLDDRLVALPITQLPSAQYCAVWSQKSAMTTNARQFLVRLREACRRFSW from the coding sequence ATGAGATATTTGCCAAAAATTGGCCATCTTCAGGCCTTTCGTCAGGTCGCGCGTAGCGGCAGTATTCGTTCGGCGTCGCGTGAACTGGGCGTTTCGCAGCCCGGTTTGAGCCGTACCTTGCGTGAGCTTGAGCAAACTTTAGGCACACAACTTTTATTACGCAGTAAAGAGGGCATTGCCCTGACAGAAGCGGGGATCGCCTTTTCGCAACGGGCGGAGTGGGTGCTTGAAGAGCTAAAACGCGCCGCCGAAGAGGTGGAGCAGATTAACCACTACACCCATGGTCGGTTAACGGTGGGGTTTTCATCATTGATTGCCCTGACCGTGTTTCCCGATGTGGCCGATGCCTTTAAACAGACCCTGCCGCAGGTGCTGCTGACGGCCAAAGAGGGGCAGCTCTCTTCGCTGCTGCCGGGCGTGCGTAACGGCGAAATTGATATCGCCATTGGGTCCGTTGATCCCATGGCGCCGCCGGAAGGGGTGATGATCGAGCCGCTGTTCACCTCGCCGTTTTGTATTATTGCCCGCAAGGGGCACCCGCTGGCGAACGCCGACAATCTTCTGGCGCTACGGCAGGCCAAATGGCTGCTGCCCGAGTCTTCAATGGGTTATTACCAGCAACTGCAAAATGAACTGAGCCATTTTTACCGCCAGGTAGAGGTCACTCCGCTACGTACGGATTCCGTGATCACCGGGCTGAATATGGTGCTCAACGCTGATTACCTGACCGTGGTCGCCAGGGCGATGTGCCAGCCGTTGCAGCTTGACGACAGGCTAGTGGCACTGCCGATAACCCAGCTGCCCTCGGCCCAGTATTGTGCGGTGTGGTCGCAAAAATCGGCGATGACCACCAATGCCCGCCAGTTTTTGGTTCGCCTGCGCGAGGCCTGCAGACGGTTTAGCTGGTAG
- the tauB gene encoding taurine ABC transporter ATP-binding subunit: MLNITNLHASYGGKPALEDINLTLDSGELLVVLGPSGCGKTTLLNLIAGFVPYQHGSIQLEGKKVEGPGAERGVVFQNEGLLPWRNVQENVAFGLQLAGVGREQRLDIARQMLKKVGLEGAEKRFIWQLSGGQRQRVGIARALAANPQLLLLDEPFGALDAFTREQMQTLLLRLWHETGKQVLLITHDIEEAVFMATELVLLSPGPGRVLERLPLDFARRYVAGEPVRSIKSDPLFIEQREYVLSRVFEQREAFS; encoded by the coding sequence ATGCTGAATATTACAAACCTGCACGCCAGCTATGGCGGAAAACCGGCCCTGGAAGATATCAACCTGACGCTGGACAGCGGTGAGCTGCTGGTAGTGCTGGGGCCATCCGGCTGCGGTAAAACCACGCTGCTGAATTTGATTGCCGGGTTTGTCCCTTATCAGCACGGCTCTATTCAACTGGAAGGGAAAAAGGTGGAAGGCCCTGGCGCTGAGCGCGGTGTGGTCTTCCAGAACGAAGGGCTTCTGCCGTGGCGTAATGTGCAGGAAAACGTCGCGTTTGGCCTGCAACTGGCGGGCGTAGGGCGCGAACAGCGGCTGGATATCGCACGGCAGATGCTGAAAAAAGTGGGGCTGGAAGGGGCGGAAAAACGTTTTATCTGGCAGCTTTCGGGCGGCCAGCGTCAGCGGGTCGGGATTGCCCGCGCGCTGGCGGCAAACCCGCAGCTTTTGCTGCTGGACGAGCCGTTCGGCGCGCTGGATGCCTTTACCCGCGAGCAGATGCAAACTCTGCTGCTGCGCCTGTGGCATGAAACCGGTAAACAGGTGCTGCTTATCACCCACGACATCGAAGAAGCAGTATTTATGGCGACCGAACTGGTGCTGTTATCGCCAGGGCCGGGGCGTGTACTGGAGCGCCTGCCGCTCGATTTCGCCCGTCGCTATGTGGCGGGGGAACCGGTGCGGAGCATTAAGTCCGACCCGCTGTTTATCGAACAACGTGAATACGTGCTGAGCCGCGTATTTGAACAACGGGAGGCGTTCTCATGA
- the mmuM gene encoding homocysteine S-methyltransferase encodes MSQNNPLSAILETQPFVVLDGAMATELEARGCNLADSLWSAKVLVENPELIREVHLDYFRAGAQVAITASYQATPAGFAARGLDDAQSRTLIGKSVELARKAREAYLAENPHAGTLLVAGSVGPYGAYLADGSEYRGDYVRSAEEFTAFHRPRVEALLDAGADLLACETLPSFAESKALAALLSEYPRARAWFSFTLRDSEHLSDGTPLREVIAELAHYPQIVALGINCIALENTTAALRYLQSLTSLPLVVYPNSGEHYDAVTKTWHHHGEACETLAGYLPQWLAAGAKLIGGCCRTTPKDIAELTAQR; translated from the coding sequence ATGTCGCAGAATAATCCGCTGAGCGCCATCCTTGAAACACAACCCTTTGTCGTTCTCGACGGGGCGATGGCAACGGAGCTGGAAGCGCGCGGTTGTAACCTTGCCGATAGCCTGTGGTCGGCCAAAGTGCTGGTAGAAAACCCGGAACTTATCCGTGAAGTGCACCTCGACTATTTCCGCGCCGGGGCGCAGGTGGCGATTACCGCCAGTTACCAGGCAACACCCGCAGGTTTTGCGGCACGTGGCCTGGATGACGCGCAATCCCGCACGCTGATCGGTAAAAGCGTGGAGCTGGCGCGTAAGGCGCGCGAAGCATACCTGGCTGAAAACCCGCACGCGGGTACGCTGCTGGTGGCAGGCTCCGTAGGGCCATACGGAGCGTATCTGGCCGATGGCTCCGAATACCGTGGTGACTATGTGCGTAGCGCAGAAGAGTTTACCGCGTTCCACCGTCCACGCGTTGAAGCGCTGCTGGATGCCGGGGCCGATCTGCTGGCCTGTGAAACGCTACCCTCTTTTGCCGAAAGCAAAGCCCTTGCCGCGCTGCTGAGCGAGTATCCGCGCGCCCGCGCGTGGTTCTCGTTTACCCTGCGTGACAGCGAGCATTTAAGCGATGGCACACCGCTGCGTGAAGTGATTGCAGAGCTGGCGCACTACCCGCAGATTGTGGCGCTGGGCATTAACTGCATCGCGCTGGAGAACACCACGGCGGCGCTGCGCTATCTGCAAAGCCTGACCTCGCTGCCGCTGGTGGTTTATCCCAATTCTGGTGAGCACTATGATGCGGTGACGAAAACCTGGCACCACCATGGTGAAGCTTGCGAAACACTGGCAGGCTATTTACCGCAGTGGCTGGCGGCAGGCGCAAAATTAATTGGTGGATGCTGTCGCACTACGCCGAAAGATATTGCTGAGCTGACGGCTCAGCGCTGA
- a CDS encoding multidrug effflux MFS transporter — MTSPKTTGLPFVLILSALMAFTSLSTDIYLPAMPVMTADLHGNAELTITGFLIGFAIAQLIWGPISDHLGRRIPLFIGMALFVIGSAGCALATDITHIVFWRVFQALGACTGPMLARAMIRDLFSRTRAAQMLSTLVIIMAIAPIAGPLIGGQMIKFTTWHSIFWLLAVIGVLMFASLWWLPETLAEEKRVKASVKGAFKNYVALLRNRKFMQFTLSLTSYYVAAYAFITGSPFVYIRFFGVAPQYYGWLFAVNIVGVMGMSFVNRRLVNHYSLEILLKYASSVAALAALAMAACVWFHVGGIALIVVLIFIFFSMNGIIAASSTAAALDAVPGNAGSASALIGSLQYGSGIVSSLLLATLSDGTPWTMAWIIALFAAIAMLLAQKK, encoded by the coding sequence ATGACCTCCCCCAAAACCACAGGTTTACCCTTTGTGCTGATCCTGAGCGCCTTAATGGCGTTCACCTCGCTTTCCACCGACATCTATCTGCCCGCCATGCCGGTGATGACGGCCGATCTTCATGGCAATGCCGAACTGACCATCACCGGGTTCTTGATCGGTTTTGCCATCGCTCAGTTAATCTGGGGCCCAATCAGCGACCACCTGGGTCGCCGCATTCCGCTGTTTATCGGCATGGCGCTGTTCGTGATTGGCTCTGCGGGTTGCGCGCTGGCGACCGACATAACCCATATCGTTTTCTGGCGTGTGTTTCAGGCGTTAGGTGCCTGCACCGGGCCGATGCTGGCGCGAGCAATGATCCGCGACCTGTTCAGCCGTACCCGCGCGGCGCAAATGCTGTCGACGCTGGTGATTATCATGGCCATCGCCCCGATTGCCGGGCCGCTGATTGGTGGGCAGATGATCAAATTCACTACCTGGCACAGCATCTTCTGGTTGTTAGCGGTGATTGGCGTGCTGATGTTTGCTTCGCTATGGTGGCTGCCAGAAACCCTGGCGGAAGAGAAACGCGTTAAGGCATCGGTGAAAGGCGCGTTCAAAAACTATGTCGCGCTGCTGCGTAACCGTAAATTTATGCAGTTCACCCTCAGCCTGACCAGCTACTACGTGGCGGCCTACGCCTTTATTACCGGTTCGCCGTTTGTCTATATCCGCTTCTTTGGCGTTGCTCCGCAATATTACGGCTGGCTGTTTGCCGTTAACATCGTGGGCGTGATGGGCATGAGTTTTGTGAACCGCAGGCTGGTGAATCACTATTCGCTTGAGATACTGCTGAAATATGCCTCAAGCGTCGCGGCGCTTGCCGCCTTGGCGATGGCTGCCTGCGTCTGGTTCCATGTGGGTGGCATTGCGCTGATTGTGGTGCTGATTTTTATCTTCTTCTCGATGAACGGCATCATCGCTGCCAGCTCCACAGCCGCCGCACTGGATGCCGTGCCAGGCAATGCGGGGTCGGCGTCGGCGCTGATTGGCTCCCTGCAATACGGCAGCGGCATTGTTTCGTCTTTGCTGCTGGCGACACTGAGCGATGGCACGCCGTGGACAATGGCGTGGATCATCGCGTTGTTTGCCGCTATCGCCATGCTGTTGGCGCAGAAAAAATAG
- the mmuP gene encoding S-methylmethionine permease: MQTQQENGQLKRTMKTRHLIMLSLGGVIGTGLFFNTGYIISTTGAAGTLLAYLIGALVVWLVMQCLGELSVAMPETGAFHVYAARYLGPATGYTVAWLYWLTWTVALGSSFTAAGFCMQYWFPQVPVWAWCVVFCAVIFGLNVISTRFFAEGEFWFSLIKVITIIAFIILGGAAIFGFIPMQDGSPAPGLTNITAEGWFPHGGLPILMTMVAVNFAFSGTELIGIAAGETENPHKVIPVAIRTTIARLIIFFIGTVFVLAALIPMQQAGVEKSPFVLVFEKVGIPYAADIFNFVILTAILSAANSGLYASGRMLWSLSNEKTLPRCFARVNKNGVPLTALSVSMLGGVLALFSSVVAPDTVFVALSAISGFAVVAVWISICASHFVFRRRHVQSGQPLSALQYRAPWYPLVPVLGFVLCVVACVGLAFDPSQRIALYCGIPFVALCYGAYYLTRHLTTQEPEHVAE, encoded by the coding sequence ATGCAAACACAACAAGAAAATGGGCAGCTTAAGCGCACCATGAAAACACGCCACCTGATTATGCTCTCGCTGGGTGGCGTGATTGGCACAGGGTTATTTTTCAATACCGGATACATTATTTCGACAACCGGGGCCGCGGGCACGCTGCTGGCGTACCTGATTGGCGCGCTGGTGGTCTGGCTGGTGATGCAGTGTCTGGGTGAACTCTCCGTCGCGATGCCTGAAACCGGCGCGTTTCACGTTTACGCTGCCCGCTATCTCGGCCCGGCCACCGGCTACACCGTGGCGTGGCTTTACTGGCTTACCTGGACGGTGGCGCTCGGTTCGAGCTTTACCGCCGCCGGATTCTGTATGCAGTACTGGTTCCCGCAGGTGCCCGTCTGGGCGTGGTGCGTGGTGTTCTGCGCGGTAATTTTTGGTCTGAACGTTATCTCCACGCGCTTCTTCGCCGAGGGGGAATTCTGGTTCTCGCTGATCAAAGTGATCACCATCATCGCCTTTATTATTCTTGGCGGCGCGGCGATCTTTGGTTTTATCCCGATGCAGGACGGTTCACCTGCGCCGGGCTTAACGAATATCACGGCTGAAGGCTGGTTCCCGCATGGCGGTCTGCCGATCCTGATGACCATGGTGGCGGTGAACTTTGCGTTCTCTGGCACCGAGCTTATCGGCATTGCGGCCGGAGAGACGGAAAACCCACACAAGGTGATCCCGGTGGCGATCCGCACCACCATCGCCCGCCTGATTATCTTCTTCATCGGCACCGTGTTTGTGCTGGCGGCGCTTATCCCGATGCAGCAGGCGGGGGTGGAAAAGAGCCCGTTTGTGCTGGTGTTTGAAAAGGTCGGCATTCCTTATGCCGCAGACATTTTTAACTTTGTGATTTTGACGGCGATCCTCTCTGCGGCCAACTCCGGGCTGTATGCCTCGGGCCGGATGCTGTGGTCGCTCTCGAACGAGAAAACGCTGCCGCGCTGCTTTGCCCGCGTTAATAAAAACGGCGTACCGCTGACGGCGCTCTCCGTATCCATGCTTGGCGGCGTGCTGGCGCTGTTCTCAAGCGTGGTGGCGCCAGACACCGTGTTTGTGGCGCTGTCGGCAATTTCCGGCTTTGCGGTAGTGGCAGTGTGGATAAGCATTTGTGCATCGCACTTTGTTTTCCGCCGTCGCCATGTGCAGTCCGGCCAGCCGCTGTCTGCGTTGCAGTATCGCGCGCCGTGGTATCCGCTGGTGCCGGTGCTCGGGTTTGTGTTGTGCGTGGTGGCTTGCGTAGGCCTGGCGTTTGACCCAAGCCAGAGAATTGCTCTTTACTGCGGGATACCTTTTGTGGCGCTGTGTTATGGTGCGTACTACCTGACCCGACATCTGACAACGCAGGAGCCTGAACATGTCGCAGAATAA
- the tauC gene encoding taurine ABC transporter permease TauC translates to MSIVFSEKTRRPRLSLRWPFSRQVTLSVSTLLVLLAVWWAVAAQQWVSPLFLPPPGRVLAKLITIAGPQGFMDATLWQHLAASLARILVALLAAVIIGIPVGIAMGLSPTVRGILDPLIELYRPVPPLAYLPLMVIWFGIGETSKILLIYLAIFAPVAMSALAGVKSAQQVRIRAAQSLGASRTQVLLFVILPGALPEILTGLRIGLGVGWSTLVAAELIAATRGLGFMVQSAGEFLATDVVLAGIAVIAVIAFGLELGLRALQRRLTPWHGEIQ, encoded by the coding sequence ATGAGCATTGTCTTCAGTGAAAAAACACGCCGTCCCCGCCTGAGTTTACGCTGGCCATTCTCGCGACAGGTCACGCTGAGCGTCAGTACGCTGCTGGTGTTACTGGCGGTGTGGTGGGCGGTTGCTGCCCAGCAGTGGGTTAGCCCGCTGTTTCTGCCGCCGCCGGGACGGGTGCTGGCAAAACTGATAACCATTGCCGGGCCACAGGGCTTTATGGATGCCACGCTGTGGCAGCATCTGGCGGCGAGCCTCGCCCGTATCCTGGTGGCGTTGCTGGCAGCAGTGATTATCGGGATCCCTGTGGGGATTGCGATGGGGCTGAGCCCCACGGTGCGCGGCATTCTTGACCCGCTAATTGAGCTTTATCGACCGGTGCCGCCGCTGGCGTATCTGCCGCTGATGGTTATCTGGTTCGGCATCGGTGAAACGTCAAAAATCCTGCTGATTTATCTGGCGATTTTCGCGCCGGTGGCGATGTCTGCGCTGGCGGGGGTAAAGAGTGCCCAGCAGGTGCGCATTCGTGCCGCGCAGTCTCTTGGTGCCAGCCGTACGCAGGTGCTGTTGTTCGTGATTTTACCCGGCGCACTGCCGGAGATTTTAACCGGGCTGAGGATCGGGCTTGGGGTGGGCTGGTCAACGCTGGTGGCGGCGGAACTGATTGCCGCAACCCGTGGCCTGGGTTTTATGGTGCAGTCGGCGGGCGAGTTTCTGGCGACTGACGTGGTGCTGGCAGGGATTGCGGTGATCGCCGTGATTGCCTTCGGATTAGAACTGGGGCTGCGTGCGCTACAGCGCCGCCTGACACCCTGGCATGGAGAAATACAATGA
- a CDS encoding amidohydrolase, translating into MKSTIENLIRDVNEDVIRWRRHIHANPDLSFQEKPTADYIARELAALPELELSRPVENSVIAVLHGDKPGPMWALRADIDALPLLEESGETFSSTRPGVMHACGHDAHTAMLMGAAKVLCHLRSQLHGSIKFIFQPAEEVPPGGARELVEKGIVDDVEKIFGLHVFPTSPTGKITLKEGVYVASSDNFDITIYGQGGHGSMPQFCIDPVVIGAEVVSALQNVVARNLDPINAPVLTIATFQAGDSYNVIPDSARLAGTVRTHNQQVREQVPQLMQRIIDGVVSAHGARAEIRWQQGYAVGNNHADTNAIARAAIAEHFGGDTLQLADRALFGSEDFSSYQEKIPGSFLFIGCGNQEKGAVWNVHNPHFRIDEAALAVGVKAHIALVSSLFEDI; encoded by the coding sequence ATGAAAAGTACGATTGAAAACCTTATCCGCGACGTCAATGAAGATGTGATCCGCTGGCGCAGACATATTCATGCCAACCCGGACCTCTCTTTCCAGGAGAAACCGACGGCTGATTATATCGCCCGTGAGCTGGCAGCCCTGCCGGAGCTGGAGCTGAGCCGCCCGGTAGAGAACAGCGTCATTGCCGTACTGCACGGTGACAAACCTGGCCCAATGTGGGCGCTGCGTGCGGATATCGACGCCCTGCCGCTGCTGGAAGAGAGCGGCGAGACGTTCAGCTCAACCAGACCTGGCGTGATGCACGCCTGCGGCCACGATGCGCACACTGCGATGCTGATGGGCGCGGCGAAAGTTCTTTGCCATCTGCGCAGCCAGCTGCACGGCAGCATCAAGTTTATCTTCCAGCCAGCCGAAGAAGTGCCGCCGGGCGGCGCGCGTGAGCTGGTAGAAAAAGGCATCGTCGACGATGTGGAGAAGATCTTTGGCCTGCACGTCTTCCCGACCAGCCCTACCGGCAAAATCACGCTGAAAGAAGGGGTGTATGTCGCCTCCAGCGACAACTTCGATATCACCATTTATGGCCAGGGCGGCCACGGCTCGATGCCGCAGTTTTGTATTGATCCGGTGGTTATCGGTGCTGAAGTGGTCAGCGCCCTGCAAAACGTGGTGGCGCGTAATCTCGACCCCATCAACGCCCCGGTGCTGACCATTGCCACCTTCCAGGCGGGTGATAGCTATAACGTTATCCCGGACAGCGCCCGTCTGGCGGGAACCGTGCGTACCCATAACCAGCAGGTGCGCGAGCAGGTACCGCAGCTGATGCAGCGCATTATTGACGGCGTGGTAAGTGCCCACGGCGCACGCGCTGAGATCCGCTGGCAGCAAGGTTATGCCGTCGGCAACAATCATGCCGACACCAATGCCATCGCCAGAGCGGCGATTGCCGAACACTTTGGCGGCGATACCCTGCAACTTGCCGACCGCGCCCTGTTTGGCAGCGAGGACTTCTCCTCTTATCAGGAGAAAATCCCCGGCTCGTTCCTGTTTATCGGCTGCGGTAATCAGGAGAAAGGCGCGGTGTGGAACGTACACAACCCGCACTTCCGTATTGATGAGGCCGCACTGGCAGTGGGTGTGAAGGCGCATATTGCGCTTGTCAGCTCGCTGTTTGAGGATATCTGA
- a CDS encoding MFS transporter, with the protein MKSQSQMIFLLFIGYVVVYIDKTVMGFALLPIEKEFGLSTAQLGYITGIFFLAYSLFQVPAGWLNDRIGYKPMLIMSLCALGIFALCFGALGMSFGLLLVFRFLSGVGHSGYPCSCAKAVVSNFSLEKRTFAQSVLLSSAGLAMTVGPIVAVSALEHLGWHISFVSLGIVACAIALLIALRVPYHKPEPRPQSQERSAALWRNPTVLLLFVSVFCVNIPSYGLMAWLPKFFVQSMGMPLEVSGYIVAAGGAGIWLSSLCTGWLVGKYFHNREPQVILVCALISAAAILGIFHTSTALSASALLFVGEIFLMATFVTAFTLPMKRLPESTMGSAIGLINTGGTLGGFVSPVVIGYLVGQSHSYESAFIFLSLAMVCAGVAITPLIKKTATSQPVTD; encoded by the coding sequence ATGAAAAGCCAGTCACAGATGATTTTTTTACTCTTTATCGGCTATGTCGTGGTGTACATCGATAAAACCGTGATGGGGTTTGCCCTGCTGCCCATCGAAAAAGAGTTCGGGCTGAGCACCGCCCAGCTTGGCTACATTACCGGGATCTTCTTTCTTGCCTATTCGCTGTTTCAGGTGCCCGCAGGCTGGCTGAATGACAGAATCGGCTACAAACCCATGCTGATCATGTCCCTGTGCGCACTGGGGATCTTCGCCCTGTGCTTTGGCGCGCTGGGGATGAGTTTTGGTCTGCTGCTGGTGTTCCGCTTTCTCTCGGGCGTGGGGCACTCCGGCTACCCCTGCTCATGCGCCAAGGCAGTAGTCAGTAACTTCTCGCTGGAAAAACGCACTTTTGCCCAGTCGGTGCTGCTCTCTTCCGCGGGGCTGGCGATGACCGTCGGGCCGATTGTGGCTGTCTCAGCGCTGGAACACTTAGGCTGGCATATCTCCTTTGTTTCGTTAGGGATCGTTGCCTGCGCCATCGCCTTGCTGATCGCCCTGCGCGTGCCGTATCACAAGCCCGAGCCACGGCCGCAATCGCAGGAACGCAGCGCCGCGTTGTGGCGTAACCCCACGGTACTGCTGCTATTTGTCTCGGTGTTTTGCGTCAATATTCCAAGCTATGGCCTGATGGCCTGGCTGCCAAAATTCTTCGTGCAGAGCATGGGGATGCCACTGGAGGTGTCAGGCTACATTGTGGCCGCAGGCGGCGCGGGGATTTGGCTCTCTTCGCTCTGTACCGGCTGGCTGGTGGGCAAGTATTTCCACAACCGCGAGCCGCAGGTGATTTTGGTCTGCGCGCTGATCAGCGCCGCCGCCATTCTCGGGATTTTCCATACCTCGACCGCGCTATCCGCCAGCGCCCTGTTGTTTGTGGGGGAGATCTTCCTGATGGCGACCTTTGTGACCGCCTTTACCCTGCCGATGAAGCGCCTGCCAGAAAGCACCATGGGCTCGGCGATTGGCCTTATCAATACCGGCGGCACGCTGGGCGGTTTCGTTTCCCCGGTGGTGATTGGCTATCTGGTCGGGCAAAGCCACAGCTATGAAAGCGCATTTATTTTCCTGTCACTGGCGATGGTGTGCGCTGGCGTGGCTATCACGCCGTTAATCAAAAAAACCGCCACTTCGCAACCCGTGACTGACTGA